A window of Callospermophilus lateralis isolate mCalLat2 chromosome 13, mCalLat2.hap1, whole genome shotgun sequence contains these coding sequences:
- the G0s2 gene encoding G0/G1 switch protein 2, whose protein sequence is METVQELIPLAKEMMSQKPKGKLVKLYVLGSVLALFGVVLGLMETVCSPFTAASRLRDEEAMVAELRGAQERQAQGRQALLEKGKQPEEALLRCRAHSHRQHAS, encoded by the coding sequence ATGGAAACGGTTCAGGAGCTGATTCCTCTGGCTAAGGAGATGATGTCTCAGAAGCCCAAGGGGAAGCTTGTCAAGCTGTACGTGCTGGGCAGCGTGCTGGCCCTCTTCGGCGTGGTGCTGGGCTTGATGGAGACAGTGTGCAGCCCCTTCACAGCCGCTAGCCGTCTGCGGGACGAGGAGGCAATGGTGGCTGAGCTGCGGGGCGCTCAGGAGCGACAGGCCCAAGGCAGGCAAGCCCTGCTGGAGAAAGGCAAGCAGCCTGAGGAAGCCCTGCTCCGTTGCCGGGCCCACTCCCACCGGCAGCATGCCTCCTAA